A segment of the Mercurialis annua linkage group LG4, ddMerAnnu1.2, whole genome shotgun sequence genome:
CTCAAATCAGGCTTTGAATAAAAAGTTATTTGCTTATTTAATCTTAAAAAGACTAATTACATATACAAttattactttatatttttatcacaacttttaaaaaattgtattttcatttatatcttttaactttttgcaATTCTATCACAATTTAAAACTCCGGCAACTTATGTAAACCAGAGAACAGTGTGGTGTTAAAGATAAGATGTGacaagtaattaattataatttgtaCTGATATTTTAAAGCATAATTCGTTGTTTGGCATTTTTTCTCACAAACACATGTAatcttaaattaaattataagtcGAATAATCAATTTAGCAACATGATCATTTATTTGTGGCATCTAACTTGTCATGCCGCATCATGCACCGGTTGACACGTCAGCTATAAGTCGCCGGATTTCTGAATGGTAAtagaattgcaaaaaaaaaaggggggggggggtgaatgaAATTCACAACTTTTAAAATCGTGATAAAATTGCATTTTAGTATAAAGTGGTgactttatatgtaattaattaatccaccttaaaatttaatacagtaattttttttatttgtcttaattatttttatcatgCTATCTCTTCTTCCTTCTTCTCTATTTCGGTAGTGATTGATAATAATTAATGACTAGATAATAATTCACAGGCAGTATTCCGGTCCAGTTCTTTTATAATCAGTTTAAAGTTGAGTTTTCCTTTCAGTTTGCTTGACCGaatcaaaccgaactaaaaatttaattggtacAATTATGGAtcttagataaaaaaaaattatttttcaaattataaaaattaaaagttcataatattacaaaaatattaaatagtttataattttataacatttaactCTTAAGGTagtatttatacttttttgtatttttttaaagtgattattaattttaaacgGAAGGAGTATTATACTAAATTTATgaactttttatcttttaaattgtATATAAAGTGTTAATCTAGAAAGTAGTTAGACCAAAGAtagaaattaattagaaaaagaaTAACTtgtataaattactaaaagtaaatttaaagtgaatgatatttaaaaattgatgatggtaaatttcttttacaaaaggttagaataataattaatttttaattaaattattaaataaaaaaaaaattctatccGAATAGATTCTATATGAATAGCTTCattctttaaaacattacactAAAAATTTCAGATTAGAGGATGAGATGTACGTGTGGACCACAAGAAGAAAGATGAGGAGAAAGACCATGATTGACTTGTGTTTTCTAgtctatatatattttcaacCAATAATAATGTTTTGTGTCCTctatatttttaacatataataattcatttatatttaaatagttaTACTTTTCATTTACATTAATTTCCTCCAATATATCAGTTTATATTAATATTCTCAACTTCATTATTTCTGTACGTTGGATCATTAAATTGAGAAATGAGTGTGAGACTTAATTATATATTACATGATGATGagttttttttctcaaatagaaatttatgcaattaaattaaacataagGAGTCCCAATTCATGTAATAGTCACCCATAATATCACTGAATTAATAATGCATGAGTCTCCAGTCATGAAAATGATAGCCAAAaaaatctcttgaaattaaaATGTGAAATCTTAAACCTAAAATACTAGAATCCAACTCTCACTAGCTACCTAGATGTAGTCACCCCACCATATCATGCCTTATGTACATACATAGCTCTAACAACATGTTttcataaaacaataaaattgaccaaatcaattttttgccatatattaatattatattgattttaaaaaattaaataaacttctaataaattgataaaacagaaatatgtttataatttttaaaaggtatggatagttttttaaaaagtgaGAAATATTTGACTTTTTGACACCATCTAAAtttagagaaattcttatgtagactcggtctaccacgtcatccgtagactaatctatcacattatgacacgtatggcaatcttataaatttgtttttttatttatttacacctttgaatagtaatattacaagaccatcattttaatgacgtgtcataatgtgataggtttggtctacggatgacgtggtaaaccgagtctatctaagaatttctcttaaatttaatagtaatattatgTACGAGTCTTTATTTTACTACTATCGGTTGCTGCACTTTTTAACAAATCTTATGAACACAATGTCGGCCGGCTATCATGCCAAGCTGACATAAGTTGTTTAGCATCAAAGTCGTGTTTGTCTTGATTTGATATTCGAATTTAGCAACATTGGAGTATTGAAGTGAGAGTTTTTCTCCGATCCAGCCTTAATTAATAACTCTTTAGCTCATTTTCGTTGAGAGATTATAAAACCCATATTTGTGTATTGAACTTGCAAATCAAGAAAGTATTGAAGCTTTCCGAGATCTTCAATAGCAAATTCTTGACCCAAAGTTGTAATAACTTGTTGAATGAGTTGATCTATCATTTCTTGTTAACACAAATTCTTAACATAAAAGGGCATACGCATAATTCTAGATTTAGcacgaaaaataaattatgaaaagtCAACATTGCTATATATAAAGCCAAAGTTAATTAAGAATGTTGATGACCAATGGAACAAAGTTCTTGGAGCTTGTTTAAGTGATTCATAAGTGAAGTTGTGAAGTTTGCATACAGAATGTGGTAGATGCACATCCTCTTGAACTCCGATGGTTGCTCCATAAGAACTACTTCACGCTATTGTCCGTGTAAGAATCATATTTCACGTCGAGTTAATTGTTGCAACAACCCTTTTCGGGAAGACGTCGATAACAAGCACAAATCAAATTGtagtaatttttataattgagttGAAAGTTTCATTGTAATTAATTTCATATTGCAGGTCTTTTCGCTAGTTCGTTGAGGATCAAGCTCTGGATTTTGCATAAGTAAGTTGACGCTTTGTTATCATTGAATGTCACCGATCATGCACTCCATATGTGGAAGGAATATGTGAATTAATAACCAGATTTTTAGATTTGTCTCTAAACATGATCGAGAGATACAAAAGTATAATGCGAGAGATTTGTTTAAATTTGCTTGAAAAAACTCAAATCAGGCTTTGGATAAAAAGGTTTTTGCTTATTTAATCTTAAAAGTATTAATcacaaataaaatcaatactTTGCAAAGGTTTTTGCTTATTTGATCTTAAAAGTATTAATCACATATAAAATCAATACTTTGCAATTttatcacgacttttaaaaataataattttttggtattaattgattttaaaatgtttagtatatatatttttaaagggCCTAAGATAAATGTGGGgccctttaaaatttaaaactctaattattAAAGTatataattactttttaaaatattttatttaatacatatcaCTAAATTTTCAATAACtatacatttttaataattttaaatactccctccgtcccattttatttgtccactttCTAATTTCATACATATTAAGAAAACTTTAATTACTAACAATTCTTCCCTTTATAccctttttgatttttgagttaatttagaattactatattaaaaaagaagtcgtcattaatttttgcattaaaaatataagatagtCAAACATATGTATTTATGGTACACAATATTCTATGAATTATATCCATTTATATTAAGGGTAAAAGAGgaacatatgtatatataatacaAATGTGACAATCATTTTGGGACATACAAATATAGAAtagtggacaaataaaatgggacggagggagtatatattttaaaagatttaatatatttttaaggaCCCCATATACATATGGGGCCCTTCAAAATTGGAGAGTGGCCTATGTCTAGGGCCGGGCCTGCTTATAGCTGATATGGCAACTAGAGAACAGTATATGGTGTGAAAATCAGATGCTACAaataattaattgtaatttacactaatagaaatataatttgttgtttgacatttttttcacAAACACATGtagttttgaattaaattttaagcCGAATAATCAACTTAACAACACGATCAATTACTTGTGGCATCTAActtgtcatgccacgtcagctaTAAGTCGCCGAATTTTCGAATGAtaattgaattacaaaaaaaagtggtgaataaaattgataacgtttaaaaatcgtgataaaattgcattttaatgtaaaaattatgattttgttTGTAATTACTCCGtcttaaaatttaactttttttatttgtcttaATCATTTTTATCATACtttttcttcttccttctcttttttggtattaattgattataattaatgaCTCGATATTAATTCACAGGTTGTAAGTATCATGTTAATACCAAATAATTAAGCAatagaaattaatttgataCTTTATGTAGTAAATTAATTCCATAACATTCAGACAAAAAATCATTAGCAATAACTGATTTTAATCAAGATCAATAGATcatatcaataatttttaacaAGCTGTCGCTAtagctaattttttatttggtttgcaTACAGCAGAATGTGGTAGATGCACATCCTCTTGAACTCCGATCGTTGCTCCATAAGAACTACTTCACTCTATTGTCCGTGTAAGAATTCATTTATCAAGTCAACCGCTTTGAGAAGACATCAATAGCAAGCACAAACCAAATTGtagtaatttttataattgagttGAAAGTTTCATTGAAATTAATCTCATGAATTTGAGTATATACTACGGAGCCTTGTAGCGAATGAAACTACTGTTCTTTTTAAATTTGCTTTTGTATATCCATTTTGACCCGATAACATTGGTGAGAGGAGGTCTCGGTACTAATGTCCATGTTCATATTGTCAACAACCGCTTGCGGGTCTTTTATCTGCGGCGCTTCGCTAGTTAGTTGAGGATCAAGGTTTGGCTTTTGCATATTGTTATCATTGAATGTCACGGATCATGCACTCCATATGTGGAAGGATTATGTGAATTAATAACcagatttttagatttttctCTAAACATGATCCAGAGATACAAAATTATAATGCGAGAGATTTGTTTAAATTTGCTTGAAAAAACTCAAATCAGGCTTTGGATAAAAAGGTTTTTGGAGTAATTGATTCTGACCATCattgaactttcaatttttttcatttcagtcattaaactatttttattttcattttgatcactgaacttttttcttttcattttggtatttcaggctaaaaatgcttaggtggccgcCGGAAATTGACATGTGACAACTgaattttacaagttttactttgaaattgATCATGTAGAGGTGATTACTCAGTGAGAAGTGCaaagtatttattttatatgtgattaATCAACTTAACAACATGATCAATTACTTGTGGTATCTAActtgtcatgccacgtcagctaTAAGTCGCCGAATTTTCGAATGATAATAGAATTGCAAAAAAAGACGGTGAATAAAATTgacaacattttaaaatcgtgataaaattgcatttcattgtaaaaattatgattttatatgtaattactCCGCcttaaaatttactaattttttttatttgtcttaATCATTTTTATCATACTTTCTCTTCTTCCTTCTCTTTTTTGGtattaattgattataattaatgaCTCGATATTAATTCACAGGTTGTAAGTACGTATCATGTTAATAGCAAATAATAAAGCAatagaaattaatttgataCTTTATGTAGTAAATTAATTCCATAACTTTCAGACAAAAATCATTAGCAATAACTGATTTTAATCAAGATCATTATCAATAACTTAATTACCCATGATTGGGCATTTTGCACTAAAAAAAGAGTGCATTTCATTCAACAATTAAAGATCCCAACATCTTAACGAAAATATAGTAAGTAATCAAGGGCATTTAGGTCTTCCTTCTTTGGTCTTCCAGGTATTGTAGCAAGGACAAACTTGCTTATTACCATAAACACCAGGAGGAACACACAGACACTTTGAGCAGCATTTTTGACAGAAGAACATGCATGGCTTCTTGTGTGATGTTGCTGAGCACCGGTACGTACATTTCGGCTTGCAATCTGCAACGGTTTGTAAAAAATATGTTACTAAAATTTCAGAAACGTTTTCGGAAATGGAAATAAAACGCCGAAATAGAATACTCGATAAGTTTCCGATCCAATTTTTTTACCTGAAGGCCGAAGCTTCTTATAAGCCTGTTTTTCCGAGATATATGCATACAAGGAATAACAGTTCAAGTTAGACAAGAATTTGAGAATTTTTCAATATTAATTGTACAAAAGAAAAATGTAATTTGATGAACGAACCTCAGCCATATCAGAGAAAGTGAGCAGGAGAAGCAAAGAGAGGACCAAGAAGAGGGAATTGCGTTTGAGGCTACCcatcttttttttgtttcttttagaGCTAAGTAGTACGCAAAAGAATATTGTGTGATGGGAAAACTGAAGAAATGGAGGGCTTATTTATAGGGATTTGAAGCATAGATAATTGATCAATACGATCCAACACATTAATGCAGAATTGATTAAGGTGACccattattatattatatgtgCAATTGAATCGAGTCAGCTCGCAAGTTTATTACAACTAATTATACTCGAGTTTGAGGTGTTAATTGCTGAGTTGAGTTTGAACATTAAGGTACTCGTCTTGATAGACTAGTTTGTCTAATtgaattttcattttgtttagttaattttttattaatataaataaaaaaatatgaataattttttaaattacttcAAATAGCCAAATACGATAAATGTTACAGACTGAAAAAAGTAGTGTTTTAACTGG
Coding sequences within it:
- the LOC126676803 gene encoding protein RSI-1 produces the protein MGSLKRNSLFLVLSLLLLLTFSDMAEAYKKLRPSDCKPKCTYRCSATSHKKPCMFFCQKCCSKCLCVPPGVYGNKQVCPCYNTWKTKEGRPKCP